Proteins encoded within one genomic window of Thunnus albacares chromosome 13, fThuAlb1.1, whole genome shotgun sequence:
- the chm gene encoding rab proteins geranylgeranyltransferase component A 1 isoform X2, translating to MAAEDLPSDFDVVILGTGLAESVVAAACSRVGQRVLHLDRRSYYAGNWASFTFNGLLTWIQQHHEEPHPEEEVQDWSSLLEEGEELICLSKSDSASVSNLQVFCFASEEDEEEEAPNTTEEEKGGGADEEEHVKETSEGETADSKEEETKEKRQETADRQEAAEEEEEAAQVEGEEPDAGESRPSAAPSQSGPTRKKISYAQLVKEGRRFNIDLVSKLMYSRGSLVDLLIKSNVSRYAEFKNVTRILTYRHGNVEQVPCSRADVFASRQLTVVEKRKLMRFLTSCAEETEEQLAYNGRPYLEFLHDQQLGDNLQHFLLHSIAMATEDTPTEVGLASTRHFLRCLGRYGNTPFLFPVYGLGEIPQCFCRMCAVFGGIYCLRHSVHCLLVDTETNRCKAVIDSRGQRISCSHFVVEDSYVVAERKRVATPTRCISRAVVITDGSVLPGNSDQQVSMVTVPPIEAGSPAVKMVELCPSTMTCMPGTYLVHLTCQSVGSAYEDLSPVVTRMFRTPESHDQDERPSVLWCLYFNMADGSSVEVEGHDLPSNVYVCSGPDGGLGHEHAVRQAEFIFQKILPEEEFCPPAPNPEDIIYDGENTSSSAGEEMKEEEEEEEEKQEMKEEVLEQQSLQTEE from the exons ATGGCTGCGGAGGATCTGCCGTCTGATTTTGACGTCGTCATTCTGGGCACAG GTCTTGCTGAGTCGGTGGTGGCAGCAGCTTGTTCCAGAGTTGGACAGAGAGTTCTTCACCTCGACAG gAGGAGTTACTATGCAGGGAACTGGGCCAGCTTCACCTTTAACGGCCTGCTCACCTGGATACAACAACACCAT GAGGAGCCTCACCCGGAGGAGGAGGTCCAGGATTGGTCGAGCTTGttggaggaaggggaggagctGATCTGTCTGTCGAAGTCAGACTCCGCCTCCGTCAGTAACCTGCAGGTGTTCTGTTTCGCCAG tgaggaagatgaggaggaggaagctccaaacaccacagaagaagaaaagggaggaggagCCGATGAAGAGGAACATGTGAAAGAAACGTCAGAGGGAGAAACTGCAG attcaaaagaagaagaaacaaaagagaagcgacaggaaacagcagacagacaggaagcagcagaagaagaagaag AGGCAGCCcaggtggagggggaggagccTGATGCAGGTGAGTCACGCCCCTCTGCTGCTCCCAGCCAATCAGGGCCAACCAGGAAGAAGATCAGCTACGCTCAGCTGGTGAAGGAAGGACGCAGGTTTAACATCGACCTGGTTTCCAAG cTGATGTATTCTCGCGGCTCATTGGTCGATCTGCTCATCAAATCAAATGTCAGTCGCTATGCAGAGTTCAAGAACGTCACCAGGATACTCACTTATCGCCACGGAAACGTGGAACAG gtgcCCTGCAGCAGAGCCGATGTGTTCGCCAGTCGTCAGCTGACTGTGGTAGAAAAGAGGAAGTTGATGCGTTTCTTGACGTCTTGTGcggaggagacagaggagcagCTGG CCTACAACGGTCGGCCATATTTGGAGTTCCTGCATGACCAGCAGCTTGGTGACAACCTCCAGCACTTCCTGCTCCACTccatcgccatggcaacagaaGACACACCCACAGAGGTGGGCCTCGCCTCCACGCGTCACTTCCTGCGCTGCCTGGGTCGCTATGGCAACACGcccttcctgtttcctgtctacGGCCTTGGAGAGATACCCCAGTGTTTCTGTAG gatgtgtgctgtgtttggaggaATCTACTGTCTGAGACACTCAGTCCACTGTCTGCTGGTCGACACGGAAACCAACAG GTGTAAGGCGGTGATTGACAGCCGCGGACAGCGAATCAGCTGCAGCCATTTTGTGGTTGAGGATAGCTACGTGGTGGCGGAGCGGAAGAGGGTGGCCACACCCACCAG GTGTATCTCCAGAGCTGTTGTGATAACTGACGGCTCCGTTCTGCCCGGCAACTCCGACCAACAG gttTCCATGGTAACGGTCCCTCCAATAGAAGCAGGGTCTCCGGCGGTGAAGATGGTGGAGCTGTGTCCGTCCACGATGACCTGCATGCCGGGAACAT ATTTGGTCCACCTCACCTGTCAGTCTGTTGGCTCCGCCTACGAGGACCTGTCGCCGGTGGTTACCAGGATGTTCCGCACGCCAGAGTCACATGAccaag acGAGCGTCCGTCTGTCCTCTGGTGTCTCTACTTCAACATGGCCGACGGTTCCAGTGTGGAGGTCGAAGGTCACGACCTGCCGTCTAACGTGTATGTTTGCTCCGGACCGGACGGCGGTTTGGGACACGAACACGCCGTCAGACAG GCTGAGTTCATCTTCCAGAAGATTCTCCCCGAGGAGGAATTCTGTCCTCCGGCTCCCAACCCTGAAGACATCATCTACGACGGAGAAaacacctcctcctccgccggggaggagatgaaggaggaggaggaggaggaggaggagaaacaggagatgaaggaggaggtGTTGGAGCAGCAGAGTCTTCAGACTGAGGAGTAA
- the chm gene encoding rab proteins geranylgeranyltransferase component A 1 isoform X3, which yields MAAEDLPSDFDVVILGTGLAESVVAAACSRVGQRVLHLDRRSYYAGNWASFTFNGLLTWIQQHHEEPHPEEEVQDWSSLLEEGEELICLSKSDSASVSNLQVFCFASEEDEEEEAPNTTEEEKGGGADEEEHVKETSEGETADSKEEETKEKRQETADRQEAAEEEEEEAAQVEGEEPDAGESRPSAAPSQSGPTRKKISYAQLVKEGRRFNIDLVSKLMYSRGSLVDLLIKSNVSRYAEFKNVTRILTYRHGNVEQVPCSRADVFASRQLTVVEKRKLMRFLTSCAEETEEQLAYNGRPYLEFLHDQQLGDNLQHFLLHSIAMATEDTPTEVGLASTRHFLRCLGRYGNTPFLFPVYGLGEIPQCFCRMCAVFGGIYCLRHSVHCLLVDTETNRCKAVIDSRGQRISCSHFVVEDSYVVAERKRVATPTRCISRAVVITDGSVLPGNSDQQVSMVTVPPIEAGSPAVKMVELCPSTMTCMPGTYLVHLTCQSVGSAYEDLSPVVTRMFRTPESHDQDERPSVLWCLYFNMADGSSVEVEGHDLPSNVYVCSGPDGGLGHEHAVRQAEFIFQKILPEEEFCPPAPNPEDIIYDGENTSSSAGEEMKEEEEEVLEQQSLQTEE from the exons ATGGCTGCGGAGGATCTGCCGTCTGATTTTGACGTCGTCATTCTGGGCACAG GTCTTGCTGAGTCGGTGGTGGCAGCAGCTTGTTCCAGAGTTGGACAGAGAGTTCTTCACCTCGACAG gAGGAGTTACTATGCAGGGAACTGGGCCAGCTTCACCTTTAACGGCCTGCTCACCTGGATACAACAACACCAT GAGGAGCCTCACCCGGAGGAGGAGGTCCAGGATTGGTCGAGCTTGttggaggaaggggaggagctGATCTGTCTGTCGAAGTCAGACTCCGCCTCCGTCAGTAACCTGCAGGTGTTCTGTTTCGCCAG tgaggaagatgaggaggaggaagctccaaacaccacagaagaagaaaagggaggaggagCCGATGAAGAGGAACATGTGAAAGAAACGTCAGAGGGAGAAACTGCAG attcaaaagaagaagaaacaaaagagaagcgacaggaaacagcagacagacaggaagcagcagaagaagaagaagaagag GCAGCCcaggtggagggggaggagccTGATGCAGGTGAGTCACGCCCCTCTGCTGCTCCCAGCCAATCAGGGCCAACCAGGAAGAAGATCAGCTACGCTCAGCTGGTGAAGGAAGGACGCAGGTTTAACATCGACCTGGTTTCCAAG cTGATGTATTCTCGCGGCTCATTGGTCGATCTGCTCATCAAATCAAATGTCAGTCGCTATGCAGAGTTCAAGAACGTCACCAGGATACTCACTTATCGCCACGGAAACGTGGAACAG gtgcCCTGCAGCAGAGCCGATGTGTTCGCCAGTCGTCAGCTGACTGTGGTAGAAAAGAGGAAGTTGATGCGTTTCTTGACGTCTTGTGcggaggagacagaggagcagCTGG CCTACAACGGTCGGCCATATTTGGAGTTCCTGCATGACCAGCAGCTTGGTGACAACCTCCAGCACTTCCTGCTCCACTccatcgccatggcaacagaaGACACACCCACAGAGGTGGGCCTCGCCTCCACGCGTCACTTCCTGCGCTGCCTGGGTCGCTATGGCAACACGcccttcctgtttcctgtctacGGCCTTGGAGAGATACCCCAGTGTTTCTGTAG gatgtgtgctgtgtttggaggaATCTACTGTCTGAGACACTCAGTCCACTGTCTGCTGGTCGACACGGAAACCAACAG GTGTAAGGCGGTGATTGACAGCCGCGGACAGCGAATCAGCTGCAGCCATTTTGTGGTTGAGGATAGCTACGTGGTGGCGGAGCGGAAGAGGGTGGCCACACCCACCAG GTGTATCTCCAGAGCTGTTGTGATAACTGACGGCTCCGTTCTGCCCGGCAACTCCGACCAACAG gttTCCATGGTAACGGTCCCTCCAATAGAAGCAGGGTCTCCGGCGGTGAAGATGGTGGAGCTGTGTCCGTCCACGATGACCTGCATGCCGGGAACAT ATTTGGTCCACCTCACCTGTCAGTCTGTTGGCTCCGCCTACGAGGACCTGTCGCCGGTGGTTACCAGGATGTTCCGCACGCCAGAGTCACATGAccaag acGAGCGTCCGTCTGTCCTCTGGTGTCTCTACTTCAACATGGCCGACGGTTCCAGTGTGGAGGTCGAAGGTCACGACCTGCCGTCTAACGTGTATGTTTGCTCCGGACCGGACGGCGGTTTGGGACACGAACACGCCGTCAGACAG GCTGAGTTCATCTTCCAGAAGATTCTCCCCGAGGAGGAATTCTGTCCTCCGGCTCCCAACCCTGAAGACATCATCTACGACGGAGAAaacacctcctcctccgccggggaggagatgaaggaggaggag gaggaggtGTTGGAGCAGCAGAGTCTTCAGACTGAGGAGTAA
- the chm gene encoding rab proteins geranylgeranyltransferase component A 1 isoform X1: MAAEDLPSDFDVVILGTGLAESVVAAACSRVGQRVLHLDRRSYYAGNWASFTFNGLLTWIQQHHEEPHPEEEVQDWSSLLEEGEELICLSKSDSASVSNLQVFCFASEEDEEEEAPNTTEEEKGGGADEEEHVKETSEGETADSKEEETKEKRQETADRQEAAEEEEEEAAQVEGEEPDAGESRPSAAPSQSGPTRKKISYAQLVKEGRRFNIDLVSKLMYSRGSLVDLLIKSNVSRYAEFKNVTRILTYRHGNVEQVPCSRADVFASRQLTVVEKRKLMRFLTSCAEETEEQLAYNGRPYLEFLHDQQLGDNLQHFLLHSIAMATEDTPTEVGLASTRHFLRCLGRYGNTPFLFPVYGLGEIPQCFCRMCAVFGGIYCLRHSVHCLLVDTETNRCKAVIDSRGQRISCSHFVVEDSYVVAERKRVATPTRCISRAVVITDGSVLPGNSDQQVSMVTVPPIEAGSPAVKMVELCPSTMTCMPGTYLVHLTCQSVGSAYEDLSPVVTRMFRTPESHDQDERPSVLWCLYFNMADGSSVEVEGHDLPSNVYVCSGPDGGLGHEHAVRQAEFIFQKILPEEEFCPPAPNPEDIIYDGENTSSSAGEEMKEEEEEEEEKQEMKEEVLEQQSLQTEE, encoded by the exons ATGGCTGCGGAGGATCTGCCGTCTGATTTTGACGTCGTCATTCTGGGCACAG GTCTTGCTGAGTCGGTGGTGGCAGCAGCTTGTTCCAGAGTTGGACAGAGAGTTCTTCACCTCGACAG gAGGAGTTACTATGCAGGGAACTGGGCCAGCTTCACCTTTAACGGCCTGCTCACCTGGATACAACAACACCAT GAGGAGCCTCACCCGGAGGAGGAGGTCCAGGATTGGTCGAGCTTGttggaggaaggggaggagctGATCTGTCTGTCGAAGTCAGACTCCGCCTCCGTCAGTAACCTGCAGGTGTTCTGTTTCGCCAG tgaggaagatgaggaggaggaagctccaaacaccacagaagaagaaaagggaggaggagCCGATGAAGAGGAACATGTGAAAGAAACGTCAGAGGGAGAAACTGCAG attcaaaagaagaagaaacaaaagagaagcgacaggaaacagcagacagacaggaagcagcagaagaagaagaagaagag GCAGCCcaggtggagggggaggagccTGATGCAGGTGAGTCACGCCCCTCTGCTGCTCCCAGCCAATCAGGGCCAACCAGGAAGAAGATCAGCTACGCTCAGCTGGTGAAGGAAGGACGCAGGTTTAACATCGACCTGGTTTCCAAG cTGATGTATTCTCGCGGCTCATTGGTCGATCTGCTCATCAAATCAAATGTCAGTCGCTATGCAGAGTTCAAGAACGTCACCAGGATACTCACTTATCGCCACGGAAACGTGGAACAG gtgcCCTGCAGCAGAGCCGATGTGTTCGCCAGTCGTCAGCTGACTGTGGTAGAAAAGAGGAAGTTGATGCGTTTCTTGACGTCTTGTGcggaggagacagaggagcagCTGG CCTACAACGGTCGGCCATATTTGGAGTTCCTGCATGACCAGCAGCTTGGTGACAACCTCCAGCACTTCCTGCTCCACTccatcgccatggcaacagaaGACACACCCACAGAGGTGGGCCTCGCCTCCACGCGTCACTTCCTGCGCTGCCTGGGTCGCTATGGCAACACGcccttcctgtttcctgtctacGGCCTTGGAGAGATACCCCAGTGTTTCTGTAG gatgtgtgctgtgtttggaggaATCTACTGTCTGAGACACTCAGTCCACTGTCTGCTGGTCGACACGGAAACCAACAG GTGTAAGGCGGTGATTGACAGCCGCGGACAGCGAATCAGCTGCAGCCATTTTGTGGTTGAGGATAGCTACGTGGTGGCGGAGCGGAAGAGGGTGGCCACACCCACCAG GTGTATCTCCAGAGCTGTTGTGATAACTGACGGCTCCGTTCTGCCCGGCAACTCCGACCAACAG gttTCCATGGTAACGGTCCCTCCAATAGAAGCAGGGTCTCCGGCGGTGAAGATGGTGGAGCTGTGTCCGTCCACGATGACCTGCATGCCGGGAACAT ATTTGGTCCACCTCACCTGTCAGTCTGTTGGCTCCGCCTACGAGGACCTGTCGCCGGTGGTTACCAGGATGTTCCGCACGCCAGAGTCACATGAccaag acGAGCGTCCGTCTGTCCTCTGGTGTCTCTACTTCAACATGGCCGACGGTTCCAGTGTGGAGGTCGAAGGTCACGACCTGCCGTCTAACGTGTATGTTTGCTCCGGACCGGACGGCGGTTTGGGACACGAACACGCCGTCAGACAG GCTGAGTTCATCTTCCAGAAGATTCTCCCCGAGGAGGAATTCTGTCCTCCGGCTCCCAACCCTGAAGACATCATCTACGACGGAGAAaacacctcctcctccgccggggaggagatgaaggaggaggaggaggaggaggaggagaaacaggagatgaaggaggaggtGTTGGAGCAGCAGAGTCTTCAGACTGAGGAGTAA